The window GGGTCTCGGAATGAATTTTGAATTTCGTGCCATATACTGGAGAGATATGCTGAAGTTTTTCAGATTCAAATCAATGCTCATCAGTTCATTAATCCAGCCTGTGATGTGGCTGGCATTTTTCGGGCTTGCAATGTCAGAGAGTTTTGACAAACTTACCTCTGTTATCCCGCCAATCGCCGGGGTTCAGAATGTTGATTACCTTTCCTATATGGGCGCAGGAATAATTGCCATGGATGTGCTCTTCAGCAGCCTTTTTGGGGGTACTTCTCTTATGTTTGACAAAAAATATAGCCTGCTAAGGGAAACTCTCGCAAGCCCTGTCCCCAGATATCACATCATTCTGGGTGTCGGGCTTTCCGGCGTAACAAAAGCATTTATTCAAACTTCCATGATAATAGGATTCGGAAAACTGATAGGAATGGATTTCTTTCTGGGATATACATTTACTGAAACTCTTATTGCACTCACAGGCATCTTTTTACTTGTAGGAATTTTCACATTGGGGTTCCTTTTCCTCTCAGGTTCTATTGCCATCACACTTGAGAACCCGGAAGGAATGCAGTCTATTCTTACCCTGCTCAGTATGCCCCTGTTCTTCGTAAGCAATGCATTATATCCCGTTGATGCCTTCCCTGCTGTCCTCAGGTTTCTCTCAATGTTTAACCCGCTGACACTTCTGGCAGACGGAATCCGCTACTTTGCTTTAGGGGATAACTTCTCTGTAATGGGTATTCACTATATGTATACATCAGCCGATATCGCCATTTCTTTCCTGGGCCTTCTGTTCTTCGCCCTCACAATGCTCGCCACGTCACTCTGGAGGTTCAATAAAGTGAATGTGTAAACAAACCACCCAAATTTATTTTTTCTTTCGCTTTTTGGCTCTTCGTCATTCCCTATGGATAAGAGAATTTGCAATTCAAGGCCTCGCCGATTTTTATGAGGATATCCACACAAAACAAAGAAGAGCCCAAATGTATTATTTAATACAGTAAAAACCAGCCTGCATGTAAGAGTACCAGAACAACTCTACGGTCCTAAATCCTGTTTTTCTCAGCAGATCCAGATGTTCTTCGACAGTTATGGGGAAATACTCAGTATCAAAACGCTCCAGATGAATATCAACTTCTTTCTCACTCCTGCCGTGGGTTAACTGAAAGTTGCCCCAGTATCTTTTTCCTATGTTTATGCCCTCTGCTGTTAGCGGCCTGATGTTTTCGAAGGTGATATAAATTCCACCTTCCTTAAGCAGATTATAACACACTTCTATGGCTGCTGCCCTGGCTTCTCGGCTAAGGTAGTGATGGCACTGTATAGCAGTGATAACATCCGGTTTTTCTTCTAATTCCTGATGGAAATCCTGTGTAGAGGATGCTTTCAGGAACTCCAGCCTTCCTGTAGAGCAGGAAGATAATTTTCCCTTTGCCTGAACCAGCATGCCTTCGGAAGGGTCAAGTAAAAGAAATTTGGTATAGGGAAACTCCTCAATTGCCTTATTGACCAGGGACCCTGTACCGCATCCGGTATCCATCCATACCTTCGGACTGGATGGCAGCGATTTGACAAGATTGATCGTTTCCTGATGAAAAAAAGAGTAGTAAGGGAGCACGCCGGATATCCGGGCATCGTAATCCTCTGGAAGATGAGGAGTAGCGTTCTGGGTGGGTTTTGCAGGAATCATAACAGCAGAATCCTCTTTAATTCAATGCCTGACTGAAGATTATTTATATACTTTTCTGAAACTAAGGTAATTAATGTTTTTTCCTTTACAGGTACATCCAATTTTTTAGCTAAATTTCACCTGCCAATCCAGTTTCAAACCCGGATTTATCCGAATCTCGCAAAGTAGAAATAAAAAATCATTTTTAATCCTTGAATTTAATGTTCACAGTGATAAGCAATGACTTTTATCTGATGTTCGGTATACCTAATCCAGATTAGTTTAACATCATCGGGTCGTTGCACTGAAGTAGCAGATTGCAATAAACTAAAAAACAACCAAAAAACAAAAACAAGTGTAAAAAGGAGTTATTTTCATTATGCATTACAGCCTTGGGATTGATGCAGGAGGCACTTACACCGATGCAGTGCTCGTAAGGGACTCAAACGGAGAAATTGCAAGCTCAAACAAAGCACTTACAACCTATCCCGATCCCCTCGAAGGCATCAAAAATGTAATTGACGGCCTTAATCCGGAGTATCTTAAAAACGTAAAACTTGTATCGGTATCAACTACCCTTTCCACAAATACCTTACTTGAAGGGACAGGTTTTCCCGTAGCCCTGATTCTCATAGGGGACCATCCTCTTGAGAAAGAATTGCCAACAAGACACGTGCTCTTTGCCAGAGGGGGGCATAACCACAACGGGGAAGAAGTGTTCCCTCTGGACCTGGAAGCCATTGAGAAATTTGCGCTGGCAGTGAAGGATAAAGTATCAGCCTTTGCCATCTCTTCCTATTTCAGCACACGTAACCCTGAACACGAGCTTAAAGCAAAAGACTCCATACTTAAGCTTACAGGACTGCCTGCGGTTTGCGGGCACGAACTCTCGCAGGAACTGGGAGCCTACGAAAGGGCAGTTACAGCTTTTCTGAACGCACAGTTGATCCCCATAACCCGGCAGTTTGTACAATCCATTATTACAGATATCAGAAAAAGGGGAATTAATGCCCAGCTCCTCATGCTCAAATGCGACGGTTCGGTTGTCGGGATAAAAGATGCCCTGGAAAAACCAATCGAAACTATCTTTTCAGGCCCTGCAGCAAGCCTCGTAGGCGCATCTTACCTTTCGGGACTGAAGACCTGTGCAGTTGTGGATGTGGGAGGGACAAGTACAGATATCTCTTCAATCTGTATGGGAGTCCCTGACCTGAGCGATGAAGGAGCGGTTGTTGGCGGTTGGAAAACACGAGTCCGGGCAATCCGGATGGAGACAACAGCTACAGGCGGAGACAGCCATATCTGGACCGTGGACAGGGAACTTTTCCTCGGGCCAAGGAGAGTCATACCCCTCGCATTGGCGGCAGTGCAGTACCCGGATTTCCTGAATAACCTCAAAAGGACACCCATGCCTGCCAGAGAAGACCTCGGTGAAAATATCCAGCCCACAAAGTTTTTTATTAGGTCAGGCTACCCGGCATGCGACCTTAGCAAAGCCGAAGCCGAAGTGCTGGGAGCAATCGGAGAAGAACCTGTTTCCGTATATGAAATCACAGCTCTTATAAGAAAAGATCTTCTTCCTCAAACCCTGGATACCCTTATTCAAAAGCGCCTTGTCCAGGCAATTGGCTTTACGCCAACTGATGCTTTACATGTGCTCGGTGAATATACAGCCTGGAACGAAGAAGCCTCCAAAATTGGGGCTGAAAGACTTGCAAGACTCATGCGCATGACACCCGGGGAATTCTGCATTTCCGTAAAAAAGAGGGTTGCAAGGAACATGGCGCTTCATCTCCTCTCATATGTCCTGCAGGGAGTGCCATACACATCTATTGAAAAAATTCTGGATGGGAACTACTCCGCAAAGTTCAAACTTGGAATTCCTGTTGTCCTGCTCGGAGGCCCTGTGCGAGCGCACAGGAAAGAACTCGAAGAATTCATAGATGCTAACATTATCGTGCCCGAGCATGCCGAAGTCGGAAATGCAGTAGGAGCTCTTGCAGGAAAAGGCATCAAAAGAGTGGAAATTCTGATCAGGCCTGCTAGCCTGGTGACTCCTGAAACAGATTTTTTGGTCTTTGCACCGGGCAAAAGGCTAAGGTTCGATTTATACGTAGAAGCCCTGAACGCAGCAACAGAACTCGGAAAAAAGATTGTTACGGACTATATGAAAGACTGTGGTCTCAGCGGAAACCAGGTTGAAATTTCCATTGAGAAAAAGACGACCTCACCTGACGGCTGGACCCATCCCCCAATGGAGACAAATCTACTGGTAATGGGAGTAGGAATGCGGGGGCTGCCTGACTGAAGTGAACTACCCCTCCCTAAAACTTTCGCTTAATAGCTCAAGTTTTTGAGGGAGGAGCTTCCTGCTTCATACTTGGCGGTTGCCGTTTTTTCCAAGTCCACAGGCTCAAACTGTAGTCCCTACAGCAATTTTCTTAATATTGATAGCGGCATTAATGTCTCTATCATGCGTATTTTTGCAATCAGGACATTGCCACTCTCTAATATCTAAACTTAATTCTTTAAGTTTATAACCACAAACATTACAGATTTTAGAGGAAGGTTCAAACATGCCTATTTTCAGTATAGTTTTTCCTACCCATTCAACTTTGTACGTTAATTTCAGTACGAAAGAATACCATGCTGAATCACTGATAACCTGAGCTAATTTGTGGTTTTTCTTTAATCCTTTAATATTGAGAGTTTCAACGGCTATTGCCTGGTTTTCGCTGATTAACCGATTTGAAACTTTATGCTGGAAATCATGCCTTTGATTACTTATTTTTTCGTGGATTTTCGCAAGTTTATAGACTGCCTTTCTCTGGTTTTTTGAACCTTTAACTTTCTTAGAAACTCTTATTTGCAAACATTTCAATCTTTCAAGAGAGTTTTTCAGGAATTTTGGGTTATCAATTTTTTCTCCGGTAGAAAGAGTAGCGAAAGTCGTAACTCCTACATCTATTCCAATCAAGGTAGCATGAGAAAATTCTTGTTTTTCTGGAAGTTTTTCTCCATCATTTGTTAGAAAACTTATGTAGTATTTTCCTGTTGGTGTTCTGGATATAGTTATAGTTTTCAAACTTCCTTTGCTAATTTTCCTATGCATCTTAACCTTAATCCAACCAAACTTAGGCAACAAAACTTTGGAAATAGATGTATCAAGACTATAGTGTTGAGGAATCTGAAACGAAAAATGGTGATCCTTTTTCTTTTTCTTTTGAGGATACCCATATCCAAAATTAAAGAAGTTTGTAAAAGCTTTATTCAGATTTCTACTTGCTTGTTGCAATGCTCCTGCATTAACTTCTTTCAACCAGGGATACACTTCTTTCAAAACTAAGAGGTGATTATTAAGGTCAAACTCCGAGAGACTTATTCTGAATTGTTTATACATTAACGATTTGATTTCAAGGAGTTTATTATAGACAAAACGACAGCTACCGAAGTGTTTTTCCATAAGAGCTTTTTGCTCCTTATTAGGGTGAATTCGGTATCTGTTACCTCGAAGCATCTTTATAATATACTCTTTGTAACTATATGGAGATATACGAAATTATGATCTTCGGATTGTGGGGAAGTTGACGCTCTCATCTCCCACCTGTCCAATCCGGTAGAACCGGATTGTCCGAGGGAGGAGTCTTCCCGCTTCGGGAGATAAAGCCTGAGACTCCGGACGAAGATATCAGGGCAATGCTTGCAGACCCTATGGAACCTGTTGATGCCGAATTTCTCATCGTCGGGCACTCACATATTCCAATGAACCGGAAACTGGGAGACCTGACAATTATAAACCCGGGTTCAGTGGGGCAGCCAAGAGACAGGGACACCCGGGCAGGCTGTGCTGTTTTTGATACTGAAACAGGAGAGGTAGAACTCTTACGCCTGGATTATGATATTGATGCAGTCTGCGCAAAAATAGAAGAAAGGATGCCTCATGCAGAGGAACTGACAGGTATTCTCAGGCAGGGACACTGAAAGTAAAGAAGCCCGATTAAAAGAAAAAAACTAAGATGAAGTAAAAAATTCAGATAATTGATTGAATTCAGGCTTCTTTTATAGCCCTGATAATTTTTTCTATATATTCGGGTTTTACATCTGATGGCCTTGTTTTTTCAATTCCGAGTTCTGTTACCATAAGGTGAACTTCGGCCTGCAGCCCGGCCTCACCAAGCTTTTTTGTAGCACACCTGTCAGTACACCCGTCAAGAGCCAGAATTCTGAAGCCTTCGGAAACTGCATCTTCTGCTGCATCAACTCCTTTGTGAGCAGCCGCAGCCCGGTACATATCCGGTCTCCTGAAAGCGAGAGCAGAAGCTGCCTGCATGGTAAGTTTTCCAGTATTCGAGAGACCTGAACAGGCAAAAATGAGAGTACTTCTCCTTTTTCCTGAAGGGTTTTCTGTTTTGTTAATCCTGCTTTGCAGGAGTTCTTGTTGCTCCTTTCCGTTCGATTCCATTGTTGTTACAACCTTTAATGAAAAAATTGTTTCAAAATATATTGAAACCAAAAATAGCTCGTCCACCTTTATATGGTTGATGTTTTTGAGTGATTACAAAAAAGACGACTGGTTCACCAGAATTGCGCCTCGCCAGAGTTTCGTTTCGGGATCACAGGAAATCGGAGATTTCCTGGGAGTTGCACTGCAAGTGCAACAGCACGAGGTCCTTTTCGCTGCGCTCAAGAGGACTACTTGATGGATTTTAGCAGTGAGATTCTCTCAAGCGGACTAATTTATAATTACGGCAATTAGCTTCATTCAAGAGGACAGAATTAGAAATCTTTCTGCCCCATGCAAAGTCATTCGCTATACTGAGTCGTTATTGTCACATTCGATGCAGGAGAGTGATCTTTCAGAGAACAAGAAGAGGAAATGTCAGAAAGAAAAAACTGCCGAACAAAATCGTCATGGAGGATGAAAACGAGATCTTTTTTTATTTTAAAACGAGATCTTTTTTTATTTTGATGGGTCGCCAGGCAAGCTGAGGGAGACTCTTTGTTATTGCAAACAATCCCATAAGGTTGCGACCCCGAATTGGCGTAAAAAATATAAAAGAGTGAAGGAAAATCAATCAACCTCAAGTTCCGTGATCTCAACGTTCAGGTTTGCAATCTCAAGAGTCGCAACCGTGGTTTTTCCTGAAAGAACCCCTGAGCATTCCCCTGGATTTATCACCGGAGTCCCATCGATCATTCTAACACCCGGGTCGTGGGTATGGCCCCGGACCACCACGTCAAAATCTCCTGAACTGGCAAGGGCTTTGACCAGCACCTCATTTGTCCCATGCAGGAGGGCGATATGCAGCCCGTCGATTGTCAGGTCCCCAAACTCCCCACAGGAGACGGCCCCTATTTCTTCAAACCATTTTGTAAGGGTTACTTTATCCCCGTCGTTATTCCCGAAGACAAAATAGAGTTTTGGACTTAGTTCTTTAAAGGCCCTTACCGTGAAAGGAGAAATAATATCCCCTGCATGCAGCACAGCTTTTACCTGTTTTTTGTTGAAAAACTCCACAGCTTTCCGGATAGCTGTCAGGTTATCGTGCGAATCCGACATAATTCCTATCAAGTAATCCCACCTCCTTTAATATTAGACGCCCTGAATATTTAATACATGCCCCAGGTTTCTCAGAAAGGGAAATGCTCCAGCCAGAAAGGCAGCTATTTTTAAATAGAAGTTGATGGTATTATCGGGGTAATATCCGGGTACTACTGAGAGAACCCTGAAAGAGTGGGAAATACAGGAAAACTGTTCCAGAAAATAAGAGATAGTGAGTTAAAAATGAAAGCGATAACCCTCCTGAGCAGCGGGCTTGATTCGGTTGCAGCTCTTGCGATTGCAGCAGAAAGCCTGGAAATTGAGATGGCACTTACCTTTGATTATGGACAGCGAGCCTGTAGGCGGGAAATCGAGTACTCCCGAAAGGTCTGTGAACATTTCGGAATCGAACACAGGGTAATCAAGCTGGACTGGCTAGCAGAGATAACCCACACATCCCTCGTAAACAGGGAAGAAGAAGTTCCTGCTCTGTCCCTGGAAGACATTGATGAGGCTGCCCCCACCGCAATTACCGAAGCTTCCGCAAAAGCTGTCTGGGTCCCAAACAGGAACGGGGTCATGTTGAATATAGCAGGAAGCTTTGCCGAAAGCAGAGGCTGTGATTACCTCGTAGTGGGCTTTAATGAGGAAGAAGCCGGGACCTTCCCTGACAACTCCCTGGACTATGTAGAGGCAATGGACCACGCCTTTTCTTATTCGACTCAGAACGGAGTACGGGTACTGGCTCCTCTCATCAAACTAGGAAAAACAGAGATCGTAAAAAAGGCTCTTGAAGTAAAGGCTCCCCTGGAATACAGCTGGAGCTGCTACCACGGGGAAGAAACTCCATGCAGGAAATGTGAAAGTTGTGTGCGAAGAGCCAGAGCATTCAAAAATGCAGGTGTAAAAGACCCACTTCTGGAAAGGTCTGGAATCTAAACCTGAAACCATCCAGAGAAGAGTGCTACAAAGTACGACACGGAATAGAATACAATAGAATACAATAGAATACAATAGAATACGTTACAGAAAGAGTAACAGGGAGAATTCCATGAAGTGCATTATCCTACCCGAAAAATTTGACTACGACGGGAGCCAGATTTCTTCCCTCTGGGCATACAACAGCTTCGGAGTGCAGGAAGACTCGATTATTGTTTTCAGAGGGGCATGTGATGTAAAAATAGAGCACATGATTGACCTCGAAGACCGGAGAGCAAACGAGTCTATCTGGTCCGAAGACATGGTGAGTTTCATTATAGAACATTTCGATTCTACTGACCTTAAATTGGTCTATGCACGTCAGCGCTTTTTTACCGCCCTTGTAAGGGAACACCTTGCCGGATTGGGAATCCACACCACAAGGGGAGGAGATGACCTTTTCCTGAAAGGGAAAAAATTGACCGTATCAATTGCCAGTACCTCTGCTGTTTCCCAGAAGATTCACTTTGGGATCAACGTTTCCCACGACGTATATGGAAACCTGAAAGAAGCCGGGGTAGGGGACGATGAAAGCATTGTGCGGTTCATGCAGGAAATCGGGGAAGCTTACGTAAGGGAATTTGAGGACATCGAAAAGGATCTCCGAAAATCCCGACCTCTCGGTGTGGTATAAATGCCCTCTTTAAGCCATGAATCCACCCCCATAAGAGAGGTATTCTGCTCTGTACAGGGAGAAGGCCCGTACGTTGGCACAAGGCAGGCTTTTGTCCGGTTTTCAGGCTGTAACCTTAATTGCAACTATTGTGATACGAACTTTGAAAATACGGGGACCTGTAATTATGAAAAAGTTGAGGGAAGTGGCATTTTTGAAAAGGTCCCAAACCCTGTAAGTGTAGAAAAGCTGGAATCCATGCTGCAGCCTTTCAAAAAACTCCATTCAGTATCCCTCACAGGAGGAGAGCCTCTCCTGCATGCAGATTTCATAGAAAAACTGAACCTTTCCGTGCCTCTGTACCTGGAATCCAATATGACTCTGCCGGAGCAGGCGAGGAAGCTGCAAGAGAATATCGCATATGTTGCAGGGGACTTTAAACTCCCGGAAGCTATAAGGGGAATTCGTCCTGAAGCCCGGGACGTGCATATGGAAAATACGATTGAGTGCTTCAGGCTCCTGAGAAAAAACAGTTCAAGAGACTGCTTTTGCAAGATTGTTGTAGGCAGGGACACAAAACCCGAAACTGTAGTCCTGGCTGCAGAAGCAATAGTTCCCTATGTATCCTGTATAATACTCCAGCCTGAAACACCAGTTGGCAGTGCGGTATGTACTCCACAGTTTACACAGGCTTCTGTACAGGCCATAATGAAACTGCAGAAAACCCTGCTTGGAATAACCGACACGCGCATCATTCCCCAGACCCACAGGATGTGGGGGTGCTTATAACCATAAAAAATATCAGATAAAACGCAGAATAACAGTCGAAAAGTAAAATAAGAATCAATAGACAGCAAGCAGTTAAATGGCAGGAGTAATAAAATCAAAAAGGGGTTAATAAAATGACAAATATGAGATTGGGAATTATTGATTATATCGACAGCGCCCATTACCTTCCAGGGCACGGGAAGTGCGGAAGAGTACATGGCCATACATACAAAATAGAGGTAGTAGTAGAAGGAGAAGTCGGGGAAAACGGGATGGTAATTGATTTTTATGACCTGAAAAAAGGCATAAAGGAAACCCTCCAGGGATATGACCATACCCTGTTAAACGACATCATAGAGTTCCCCAGTGCTGAACATCTCTGCCAGCATATACACTCCAACCTTCTGGAAAGGTTTGGCTTTCCCCTTCTGGTAAGAGTCTGGGAAGGAGAAGGCAAGTGGTGCGAACTGGACAATTTTTCGGATTGAGTAGGCATATTCGAATAGATTAGGCATAATAACTCGTCTCGGATTCCACAGTAGTTCTAAAATAGTTTTAAAGAAATTACAAAAAAAGGTTTAAAGATATCCCTAAATGATTCCAAAATGTATATGAAGGGTCTGTATCATAAATGCTTTAGACGCCCAAAAATTCCCATTTACTGAGATCTTACTTCACTTTTAAATTTCGAACGGAGGAGAATA is drawn from Methanosarcina lacustris Z-7289 and contains these coding sequences:
- a CDS encoding hydantoinase/oxoprolinase family protein; the protein is MHYSLGIDAGGTYTDAVLVRDSNGEIASSNKALTTYPDPLEGIKNVIDGLNPEYLKNVKLVSVSTTLSTNTLLEGTGFPVALILIGDHPLEKELPTRHVLFARGGHNHNGEEVFPLDLEAIEKFALAVKDKVSAFAISSYFSTRNPEHELKAKDSILKLTGLPAVCGHELSQELGAYERAVTAFLNAQLIPITRQFVQSIITDIRKRGINAQLLMLKCDGSVVGIKDALEKPIETIFSGPAASLVGASYLSGLKTCAVVDVGGTSTDISSICMGVPDLSDEGAVVGGWKTRVRAIRMETTATGGDSHIWTVDRELFLGPRRVIPLALAAVQYPDFLNNLKRTPMPAREDLGENIQPTKFFIRSGYPACDLSKAEAEVLGAIGEEPVSVYEITALIRKDLLPQTLDTLIQKRLVQAIGFTPTDALHVLGEYTAWNEEASKIGAERLARLMRMTPGEFCISVKKRVARNMALHLLSYVLQGVPYTSIEKILDGNYSAKFKLGIPVVLLGGPVRAHRKELEEFIDANIIVPEHAEVGNAVGALAGKGIKRVEILIRPASLVTPETDFLVFAPGKRLRFDLYVEALNAATELGKKIVTDYMKDCGLSGNQVEISIEKKTTSPDGWTHPPMETNLLVMGVGMRGLPD
- a CDS encoding ABC transporter permease codes for the protein MNFEFRAIYWRDMLKFFRFKSMLISSLIQPVMWLAFFGLAMSESFDKLTSVIPPIAGVQNVDYLSYMGAGIIAMDVLFSSLFGGTSLMFDKKYSLLRETLASPVPRYHIILGVGLSGVTKAFIQTSMIIGFGKLIGMDFFLGYTFTETLIALTGIFLLVGIFTLGFLFLSGSIAITLENPEGMQSILTLLSMPLFFVSNALYPVDAFPAVLRFLSMFNPLTLLADGIRYFALGDNFSVMGIHYMYTSADIAISFLGLLFFALTMLATSLWRFNKVNV
- a CDS encoding DUF366 family protein, coding for MKCIILPEKFDYDGSQISSLWAYNSFGVQEDSIIVFRGACDVKIEHMIDLEDRRANESIWSEDMVSFIIEHFDSTDLKLVYARQRFFTALVREHLAGLGIHTTRGGDDLFLKGKKLTVSIASTSAVSQKIHFGINVSHDVYGNLKEAGVGDDESIVRFMQEIGEAYVREFEDIEKDLRKSRPLGVV
- the queC gene encoding 7-cyano-7-deazaguanine synthase QueC; translated protein: MKAITLLSSGLDSVAALAIAAESLEIEMALTFDYGQRACRREIEYSRKVCEHFGIEHRVIKLDWLAEITHTSLVNREEEVPALSLEDIDEAAPTAITEASAKAVWVPNRNGVMLNIAGSFAESRGCDYLVVGFNEEEAGTFPDNSLDYVEAMDHAFSYSTQNGVRVLAPLIKLGKTEIVKKALEVKAPLEYSWSCYHGEETPCRKCESCVRRARAFKNAGVKDPLLERSGI
- a CDS encoding putative zinc-binding protein, which translates into the protein MESNGKEQQELLQSRINKTENPSGKRRSTLIFACSGLSNTGKLTMQAASALAFRRPDMYRAAAAHKGVDAAEDAVSEGFRILALDGCTDRCATKKLGEAGLQAEVHLMVTELGIEKTRPSDVKPEYIEKIIRAIKEA
- a CDS encoding 7-carboxy-7-deazaguanine synthase QueE, with the protein product MPSLSHESTPIREVFCSVQGEGPYVGTRQAFVRFSGCNLNCNYCDTNFENTGTCNYEKVEGSGIFEKVPNPVSVEKLESMLQPFKKLHSVSLTGGEPLLHADFIEKLNLSVPLYLESNMTLPEQARKLQENIAYVAGDFKLPEAIRGIRPEARDVHMENTIECFRLLRKNSSRDCFCKIVVGRDTKPETVVLAAEAIVPYVSCIILQPETPVGSAVCTPQFTQASVQAIMKLQKTLLGITDTRIIPQTHRMWGCL
- a CDS encoding metallophosphoesterase, producing MIGIMSDSHDNLTAIRKAVEFFNKKQVKAVLHAGDIISPFTVRAFKELSPKLYFVFGNNDGDKVTLTKWFEEIGAVSCGEFGDLTIDGLHIALLHGTNEVLVKALASSGDFDVVVRGHTHDPGVRMIDGTPVINPGECSGVLSGKTTVATLEIANLNVEITELEVD
- a CDS encoding class I SAM-dependent methyltransferase, with amino-acid sequence MIPAKPTQNATPHLPEDYDARISGVLPYYSFFHQETINLVKSLPSSPKVWMDTGCGTGSLVNKAIEEFPYTKFLLLDPSEGMLVQAKGKLSSCSTGRLEFLKASSTQDFHQELEEKPDVITAIQCHHYLSREARAAAIEVCYNLLKEGGIYITFENIRPLTAEGINIGKRYWGNFQLTHGRSEKEVDIHLERFDTEYFPITVEEHLDLLRKTGFRTVELFWYSYMQAGFYCIK
- a CDS encoding RNA-guided endonuclease TnpB family protein, coding for MLRGNRYRIHPNKEQKALMEKHFGSCRFVYNKLLEIKSLMYKQFRISLSEFDLNNHLLVLKEVYPWLKEVNAGALQQASRNLNKAFTNFFNFGYGYPQKKKKKDHHFSFQIPQHYSLDTSISKVLLPKFGWIKVKMHRKISKGSLKTITISRTPTGKYYISFLTNDGEKLPEKQEFSHATLIGIDVGVTTFATLSTGEKIDNPKFLKNSLERLKCLQIRVSKKVKGSKNQRKAVYKLAKIHEKISNQRHDFQHKVSNRLISENQAIAVETLNIKGLKKNHKLAQVISDSAWYSFVLKLTYKVEWVGKTILKIGMFEPSSKICNVCGYKLKELSLDIREWQCPDCKNTHDRDINAAINIKKIAVGTTV
- the queD gene encoding 6-carboxytetrahydropterin synthase QueD, whose product is MTNMRLGIIDYIDSAHYLPGHGKCGRVHGHTYKIEVVVEGEVGENGMVIDFYDLKKGIKETLQGYDHTLLNDIIEFPSAEHLCQHIHSNLLERFGFPLLVRVWEGEGKWCELDNFSD
- a CDS encoding metallophosphoesterase family protein, which gives rise to MSEGGVFPLREIKPETPDEDIRAMLADPMEPVDAEFLIVGHSHIPMNRKLGDLTIINPGSVGQPRDRDTRAGCAVFDTETGEVELLRLDYDIDAVCAKIEERMPHAEELTGILRQGH